The Aureitalea marina genome includes a window with the following:
- a CDS encoding response regulator transcription factor — MRIKLAMADDEELFRVGLSHILNRYEDVDILFEADNGQSLMEQLAEAEELPDIVVMDIKMPEMNGVEATKMLRKEYPDINIIALTTYNTKPFIRNMIDVGACAYLVKNSAPQEVIHTIRQVYSNGFYYDKLVMESIRSNKRSTKPKGDKTSANGEFITDREKQILELICRQYTSQEIAQKLFISKRTVEVHRKNLLDKTQSKNIAGLVVYALKNELVPNIIIE; from the coding sequence TTGAGAATCAAACTGGCCATGGCGGATGATGAAGAACTGTTTCGTGTTGGCCTATCCCATATTTTGAATCGGTATGAGGATGTAGATATCCTCTTTGAGGCGGACAACGGGCAGTCATTGATGGAGCAGTTGGCCGAGGCGGAAGAGCTTCCGGATATTGTGGTGATGGACATTAAAATGCCCGAAATGAATGGGGTAGAGGCCACCAAAATGCTTCGCAAGGAATACCCGGATATCAACATCATCGCCTTGACCACCTACAACACCAAACCTTTTATCCGGAACATGATCGACGTAGGCGCCTGTGCCTACCTGGTAAAGAACTCGGCACCTCAAGAGGTCATTCATACCATCAGACAGGTTTATTCTAACGGCTTTTATTACGACAAATTGGTCATGGAGTCCATTCGGTCCAATAAACGTAGTACCAAGCCCAAAGGGGATAAGACCTCCGCAAATGGTGAATTCATAACGGATCGGGAAAAACAGATCCTGGAATTGATCTGCCGGCAATATACCTCCCAGGAGATCGCCCAAAAACTGTTCATTAGTAAGCGGACTGTAGAAGTTCATCGCAAGAATCTATTGGATAAGACCCAGTCGAAGAATATTGCGGGATTGGTGGTTTATGCCCTAAAGAATGAGTTGGTGCCCAATATCATTATCGAGTAG
- a CDS encoding YifB family Mg chelatase-like AAA ATPase produces the protein MFTKVYGSAVIGVEASTISVEVNTDIGVGYHLVGLPDSAIKESNYRIAAALQNNGYRIPGKKITLNMAPADLRKEGTAYDLTLAIGILVSTGQINTQYDPEEYIIMGELGLDGSLMPIRGVLPIAINARDEGFKGFFLPDQNAEEASVVEGLDVYGISHLSQLIAFFDIGKVPKVTEHKGLKAAVSTNPELPDFCEVKGQESIKRCMEVAAAGGHNIVLVGPPGSGKTMLAKRLPGILPPMSLPEALETTKIHSVAGRTMEHNGLITDRPFRSPHHTISDVALVGGGSFPQPGEISLAHNGVLFLDELPEFKRSVLEVMRQPLEDRQVTIARARFTVTYPSSFMLVASMNPSPGGYFDNPDSPVASSASETRRYLNRISGPLLDRIDIHMEVSPVNFEELSQDRYGERSEAIRKRVIKAREIQTMRFEKLPEIHYNAQMGVRQIRKYCAIDKQTKQLLKLAMEKLKLSARAYDRILKVARTIADLDGEELVLSRHVAEAIQYRSLDKLTSN, from the coding sequence ATGTTCACCAAAGTCTATGGCAGTGCTGTGATCGGTGTAGAAGCTTCTACCATTTCTGTTGAAGTCAATACGGATATCGGGGTAGGCTATCACCTGGTTGGCCTTCCGGATAGCGCCATCAAAGAGAGCAATTACAGGATCGCCGCCGCCCTCCAGAATAATGGTTATCGAATTCCCGGTAAGAAGATCACCCTCAATATGGCCCCGGCCGATCTTAGAAAAGAAGGAACGGCCTATGATCTTACCCTGGCCATTGGAATATTAGTCAGTACCGGGCAGATCAATACTCAGTATGATCCGGAAGAATACATCATCATGGGCGAACTGGGTCTGGACGGGAGCCTGATGCCCATTCGGGGAGTATTACCCATTGCGATCAATGCCCGGGACGAAGGCTTTAAAGGCTTCTTTTTACCTGATCAGAATGCAGAAGAAGCATCAGTTGTAGAGGGCCTGGATGTTTATGGCATTTCCCATCTGAGCCAGCTTATCGCGTTCTTCGATATAGGTAAGGTTCCGAAAGTAACAGAACATAAAGGGCTTAAAGCTGCAGTAAGCACTAATCCAGAGCTACCGGATTTCTGCGAGGTCAAAGGGCAGGAATCCATCAAACGCTGTATGGAGGTTGCCGCTGCAGGCGGTCATAATATCGTATTGGTCGGTCCTCCAGGTTCAGGTAAGACCATGCTCGCCAAGCGATTGCCAGGTATACTGCCTCCCATGAGTTTGCCAGAGGCCCTGGAAACAACTAAGATCCATAGTGTGGCTGGTCGTACCATGGAACACAATGGCCTGATCACGGACCGGCCGTTCAGAAGCCCACATCATACCATATCGGATGTTGCCCTGGTAGGTGGAGGTTCTTTCCCTCAGCCCGGTGAGATTTCCCTTGCTCATAATGGGGTACTTTTCCTGGATGAACTACCGGAGTTTAAGCGTTCCGTCTTAGAAGTGATGAGACAACCCCTGGAGGATAGGCAGGTCACCATTGCAAGAGCTCGCTTTACGGTGACCTATCCTTCCAGTTTTATGTTGGTGGCCAGTATGAACCCCAGTCCTGGAGGTTATTTTGACAATCCGGATTCTCCCGTGGCCAGTTCCGCATCCGAAACTCGCCGTTACCTGAACCGCATTTCCGGGCCCCTGTTGGACCGCATCGACATTCATATGGAAGTCAGCCCTGTTAACTTCGAAGAGCTGAGCCAAGACCGCTATGGAGAACGATCGGAGGCCATCAGGAAGCGGGTAATAAAAGCAAGAGAAATACAGACCATGAGGTTTGAGAAATTACCAGAGATACACTACAACGCCCAAATGGGAGTAAGGCAGATCAGGAAGTACTGTGCAATTGACAAACAGACCAAACAGCTTTTAAAACTGGCCATGGAGAAACTCAAACTCTCGGCCCGCGCCTACGACCGTATCTTAAAGGTAGCTCGAACTATCGCAGATCTGGATGGTGAAGAGTTGGTACTATCCAGACATGTGGCAGAGGCCATTCAGTACAGGAGTTTGGACAAGTTGACATCCAATTGA
- a CDS encoding succinylglutamate desuccinylase/aspartoacylase family protein: MSLPLIMTQVHSKALKRSVTVDRILGHYRGSKPGPVLVFFGGIHGNEPAGVFALHRVFEFLNSTAPEFAGEIIAITGNLSALQLGVRYQRVDLNREWTRSNLEKIDQSAPNDLLEDQQELMEINQILQKLTLSRKGPFYFFDLHTTSSETIPFLTVNDSLLIREFTYQYPAPIILGIEEYLDGPLLSYVNELGYVAFGFEGGQHDELASIANRQAFIYLSMVFTGAIDKANINYKKYHHTLAKHNRRLRSICEIIHRHLVTCRNDFEMLPGFTNFQPIHKGQHLANCPSGPINDPKDGKIFMPLYQGKGDDGYFIIRPVPKLFMTLSAWARHIRMDRFLPLLPGVEWANGNKDELVVDLKTARFLARPLLHLMGYRSKWMDETHLRAKNREAASRTEEYLSSPWMN, translated from the coding sequence ATGTCATTGCCTTTGATCATGACCCAAGTGCATAGTAAAGCCCTTAAGCGCAGCGTAACAGTAGATCGCATTTTAGGCCATTACCGGGGTAGTAAGCCGGGTCCAGTATTAGTTTTCTTTGGGGGTATTCACGGCAATGAACCTGCCGGGGTCTTCGCCCTTCATCGGGTTTTTGAATTTCTGAATTCTACCGCTCCCGAATTTGCTGGAGAGATCATCGCAATTACCGGAAACCTCAGTGCCCTCCAATTGGGCGTTCGATACCAGCGGGTGGATCTGAACAGGGAATGGACCCGTTCAAACCTGGAGAAGATCGATCAAAGCGCACCAAATGACTTACTGGAGGATCAGCAGGAACTGATGGAGATCAACCAGATCTTGCAGAAGTTGACCCTCAGTAGAAAAGGGCCATTCTATTTCTTTGATCTTCACACTACCTCTAGTGAGACCATTCCGTTCCTTACGGTTAATGACAGTCTGTTAATCCGAGAATTCACCTACCAGTATCCTGCACCCATCATTTTGGGGATAGAGGAATACCTGGATGGGCCGCTGCTTAGCTATGTGAATGAGCTTGGCTATGTGGCCTTCGGTTTTGAAGGAGGACAGCATGACGAACTGGCTTCCATTGCCAATCGCCAAGCCTTCATTTACCTCTCCATGGTATTTACTGGGGCCATAGACAAAGCGAATATCAACTACAAAAAGTACCATCACACCCTGGCCAAACACAATAGGCGGCTGCGCTCTATCTGCGAGATCATCCATCGCCACCTGGTAACCTGCCGGAACGACTTCGAGATGTTACCCGGGTTTACAAATTTCCAGCCGATCCACAAGGGACAGCACCTGGCCAATTGCCCCAGCGGCCCCATCAATGACCCAAAAGATGGTAAGATATTCATGCCATTATACCAGGGGAAAGGAGACGATGGCTACTTCATTATTAGACCGGTTCCTAAACTATTCATGACCTTGTCTGCCTGGGCAAGGCATATCCGAATGGACCGCTTCCTACCGCTTTTACCTGGGGTGGAATGGGCCAATGGCAATAAAGATGAGTTGGTAGTAGATCTGAAGACTGCCAGGTTTTTGGCCCGTCCCCTGCTTCACCTTATGGGTTATAGAAGTAAATGGATGGATGAGACACATCTTAGAGCCAAGAACAGGGAGGCAGCATCCAGAACAGAAGAATATCTCTCTTCCCCCTGGATGAACTAG
- a CDS encoding CBS domain-containing protein: protein MGEHSVQTLETASQRAAFIHYLIQDIRALEYMLQNDLIESGITRIGAEQEFCLVTADWRPSDNNMEVLKAIDDDHFTTELATYNLEINLDPVELKAGAMKSVHHQLDDLLDNAGRAARRYGTNILLTGILPTIGSRHLGYDYITPSPRYYALNQILKEVRSSDFQLHLRGVDELSIIHDTVLFEACNTSFQLHLQIDPNDFVSSFNWSQAISGPVLGVSTNSPLLLGRELWSETRIALFQQSIDTRNTSYALKDQRPRVSFGKEWATGTTVDIFKDNIAQYPAILSTKLEDDSYKMVQEGKIPKLRALGLHSGTIYPWNRACYGVGNGKPHLRIENRYIPAGPTTLDAMATFAFWVGLMQARPTKFDNIPEVMDFREVKNNFINSARAGLDTFQCWDGKRMSTEDLVTKELLPIAYRGLTNSGLDKETTENYLRVIEQRAKGKTGSKWLTRNYRKLRKENKIDHSLRLLTQHLHQFEQSGKPVHEWTDIACPAKADTPPRYVGHIMSSQLFTVHEDDLANLAIEIMQWKDIHHMPVTDHQGKLTGLLTWTHVERFGQPPPLDKDLIVGTIMEAEVITTTPRTSIQEAITHMKTNEIGCLPVLQKGDLVGIITIKDVIAFDHDPSA from the coding sequence ATGGGAGAGCATTCGGTCCAAACTCTGGAAACAGCTTCGCAACGAGCAGCATTCATTCACTACCTGATACAAGATATTCGAGCCCTGGAATACATGCTCCAGAACGACCTGATCGAATCGGGAATCACCCGAATTGGGGCAGAACAAGAATTTTGCCTGGTTACAGCAGACTGGCGGCCTTCGGATAACAACATGGAGGTGCTCAAAGCTATTGACGACGATCACTTCACGACAGAATTGGCCACTTACAACCTGGAGATCAACCTGGATCCGGTAGAATTAAAAGCCGGAGCGATGAAATCTGTACATCATCAGTTAGATGATCTCTTGGACAATGCAGGCCGTGCCGCCCGAAGATATGGTACCAATATTCTGCTCACAGGAATACTGCCGACCATTGGCTCACGTCACCTTGGATATGATTATATCACTCCTAGCCCAAGATATTACGCGCTGAATCAGATCCTAAAGGAGGTTAGGAGCAGTGATTTCCAACTCCATTTAAGAGGTGTTGACGAATTGAGCATCATTCATGACACCGTATTATTTGAAGCCTGTAATACCAGTTTCCAATTGCACTTACAGATCGATCCCAATGATTTTGTTTCAAGTTTTAACTGGTCGCAGGCAATTTCTGGACCGGTCTTGGGAGTCAGTACGAATTCTCCCTTACTTCTGGGAAGAGAACTTTGGTCCGAAACCCGCATCGCTCTGTTCCAGCAGAGTATTGATACGCGAAATACCTCATATGCCCTAAAAGATCAGCGCCCCAGAGTCTCCTTTGGCAAAGAATGGGCAACTGGCACGACCGTTGATATTTTTAAGGACAATATCGCCCAGTATCCGGCCATACTTTCCACCAAACTGGAGGATGATTCATATAAAATGGTTCAAGAAGGAAAGATCCCTAAGCTACGCGCTCTAGGGCTTCATAGTGGTACGATTTACCCGTGGAACCGCGCCTGTTATGGCGTTGGAAACGGCAAACCGCATTTGCGTATAGAGAACAGATATATTCCCGCTGGGCCAACTACGCTTGACGCCATGGCCACCTTCGCCTTCTGGGTAGGTCTGATGCAAGCTCGTCCAACAAAATTCGACAATATACCGGAGGTGATGGATTTCAGGGAAGTGAAGAATAATTTCATCAATTCGGCAAGGGCCGGCCTGGACACCTTCCAATGCTGGGATGGTAAACGCATGAGTACTGAGGACCTGGTCACCAAAGAGTTACTTCCCATTGCCTATCGCGGTCTTACCAATTCTGGTTTGGATAAGGAGACTACAGAGAACTATCTGCGTGTGATCGAACAACGAGCGAAGGGGAAAACGGGCTCTAAATGGCTCACCCGAAATTATCGGAAGCTGAGGAAAGAGAACAAGATCGACCATTCCCTGAGGCTTCTGACCCAACACCTGCATCAATTCGAGCAATCCGGTAAACCTGTCCACGAATGGACAGATATTGCTTGTCCTGCAAAAGCAGACACCCCTCCGCGTTACGTCGGACACATTATGAGTAGCCAATTATTCACTGTCCATGAAGACGACCTAGCCAACCTGGCCATTGAGATCATGCAATGGAAGGATATTCATCATATGCCAGTTACCGATCATCAAGGAAAGTTAACAGGCTTGCTAACGTGGACACATGTTGAGCGATTTGGCCAGCCACCACCGCTAGACAAGGACCTGATAGTGGGTACGATCATGGAAGCCGAAGTAATTACTACTACACCAAGGACCTCCATACAGGAAGCCATAACCCACATGAAAACCAACGAGATAGGCTGTCTTCCGGTGCTTCAGAAAGGAGACCTGGTCGGAATAATAACCATTAAAGATGTCATTGCCTTTGATCATGACCCAAGTGCATAG
- a CDS encoding M16 family metallopeptidase, with amino-acid sequence MIIKNLTKRWGILALLGLFVLTACQQDKEMAADSAKLSVEFEKYELENGLDVILHKDKSDPIVSLAIQYGVGSNREKTGRTGFAHLFEHMLFQESENVGQDQFFKIIQDAGGTLNGGTWKDGTIYYEVVPNNALETILWLESDRMGYLINTVTESAFYNQQEVVQNEKRQRVDNNPYGHTNWVLDKNIYPEGHPYNWQVIGELVDLQNATVEDVKEFYDKFYGPNNATLVLAGDFETEDAKALIEKYFGEIKRRQEVAKLEPMPVTIDETKRLYHEDNFATTAQLNMVWPTLQQYTDDAYALDFLAEILSSGKKAPMYKVLVKDKELTSRTVAYNNSQEIAGEFHVIITANNGVNLNDVEAGINEAFALFEETGVTDRDIERIKAGLETQFYNGISSVLGKSFQLAQYNVFAGDPGFIEQDIENIKKVTKEDVMRVYEKYIKDKPYVMTSFVPKGQTELIASNSEVAPVVEEAIVENVAKEVVDSQEEIAKTPSNIDRSTQPAQGPSPKLNIPQSWSKELANGMKVYGIQQDEIPVVNFSIVMEGGHLLDDMEKNGVANLMTDIMMEGTANKTPEELEEEIELLGASINMYTTRESIVIQGNTLVRNLQKTLDLVQEVLMEPRWDEEEFARIKLATVNQIKRSDANPNAVAGRVYNKLLYGEDHIFSYPTSGTVESVEAITMDDLKAYYEKNFSPSVSNMHIVGKIDQAGALAAVAGLEKAWAAKEVTIPEYPIPDPRDRSSVYFVDIPNAKQSVINIGYIALSRTNPDFYPAEVMNYKLGGSFSGSVNMILREEKGYTYGARTYFGGTKIPGTFTASSSVRTNTTGESVQIFRDEIRKYKDGISEEDLEFTKNALIKSNARRFETQFSLLGMLQEMSTYGLAPDYISQEEATVRNMTLEQHKTLANKYLDESKMAYLVVGDATTQFAQFKDMGFDEVLLVDKQGEEVELEEVKQ; translated from the coding sequence ATGATCATCAAAAATTTGACAAAACGCTGGGGCATTCTTGCCCTGCTAGGTCTTTTTGTTCTTACTGCCTGTCAGCAGGACAAGGAAATGGCAGCCGATAGCGCGAAATTATCGGTAGAATTTGAAAAATATGAATTGGAGAACGGTCTGGATGTGATCCTTCATAAGGACAAAAGTGATCCTATCGTTTCCTTGGCCATCCAGTACGGAGTGGGCTCTAACAGGGAAAAGACCGGACGGACTGGATTTGCTCACCTCTTCGAACACATGTTGTTCCAGGAATCTGAAAATGTCGGGCAGGATCAGTTCTTCAAGATAATCCAGGATGCCGGAGGAACCTTGAACGGGGGAACCTGGAAGGATGGAACCATCTATTACGAGGTAGTTCCTAACAATGCCCTGGAGACCATCCTTTGGCTGGAAAGTGATAGAATGGGGTACCTGATCAATACAGTTACCGAATCTGCTTTTTACAACCAACAAGAAGTTGTTCAGAATGAAAAGCGCCAACGGGTAGATAACAATCCTTACGGACATACCAACTGGGTGCTGGACAAGAACATCTATCCGGAAGGGCACCCCTACAATTGGCAGGTGATCGGAGAACTGGTTGACCTTCAGAATGCGACAGTAGAGGACGTAAAAGAGTTCTACGATAAATTCTATGGTCCTAATAATGCCACATTGGTATTGGCAGGAGATTTCGAGACCGAAGATGCCAAGGCTCTGATCGAAAAGTATTTCGGCGAGATCAAACGTCGTCAGGAAGTGGCCAAGCTAGAGCCTATGCCTGTAACCATAGACGAGACCAAGCGCCTATATCACGAGGACAACTTTGCCACTACTGCTCAGCTTAACATGGTTTGGCCAACTCTTCAGCAATATACTGACGATGCTTACGCCCTGGATTTCCTTGCTGAGATCCTGTCTAGCGGGAAGAAAGCCCCCATGTACAAGGTGCTGGTCAAAGACAAGGAATTAACCTCCCGTACTGTGGCTTACAACAACTCCCAGGAGATCGCCGGGGAGTTCCACGTAATAATCACTGCCAACAACGGAGTTAATCTAAACGACGTAGAGGCCGGTATCAATGAGGCATTTGCCCTTTTTGAAGAGACAGGGGTTACCGATAGAGATATCGAGCGAATCAAAGCCGGATTGGAGACTCAGTTCTACAACGGTATCAGCAGTGTACTAGGCAAGTCCTTCCAATTGGCGCAATACAATGTATTTGCTGGAGATCCTGGATTTATCGAGCAGGATATCGAGAACATCAAGAAGGTGACCAAGGAAGACGTGATGCGGGTTTACGAAAAATACATCAAGGATAAGCCTTATGTGATGACCAGCTTTGTTCCTAAGGGACAGACGGAACTGATCGCTTCAAATTCTGAAGTGGCTCCGGTTGTAGAGGAGGCCATCGTCGAGAATGTGGCTAAAGAAGTGGTAGATTCTCAGGAAGAGATCGCCAAGACTCCTTCTAATATCGATCGTTCTACACAGCCGGCTCAGGGACCTTCACCAAAACTGAACATCCCTCAGAGCTGGAGTAAAGAACTGGCTAACGGTATGAAGGTATACGGTATTCAGCAAGACGAGATCCCAGTGGTCAACTTCAGTATCGTCATGGAAGGTGGACACCTGCTGGATGATATGGAAAAGAACGGGGTAGCCAACCTGATGACCGATATCATGATGGAAGGTACCGCGAATAAGACCCCAGAAGAGTTGGAGGAAGAGATCGAATTGCTCGGTGCAAGTATCAATATGTACACCACCAGAGAATCCATCGTTATTCAAGGGAACACTTTGGTGCGTAACCTACAGAAGACTTTGGACCTGGTTCAGGAGGTTCTTATGGAGCCACGCTGGGACGAAGAGGAGTTTGCTCGTATCAAACTGGCGACGGTCAATCAGATCAAACGTTCTGATGCGAATCCAAATGCTGTTGCCGGTAGAGTATACAATAAGCTACTATATGGCGAGGATCACATCTTTAGTTATCCGACTTCCGGTACGGTAGAATCTGTTGAGGCCATCACCATGGATGATCTAAAGGCCTATTACGAGAAGAATTTCTCTCCTTCTGTGTCCAATATGCACATAGTAGGTAAGATCGATCAGGCAGGTGCTTTGGCTGCTGTCGCGGGACTGGAAAAAGCTTGGGCTGCCAAGGAGGTAACCATCCCTGAATACCCTATTCCAGATCCTAGAGATCGTTCTTCTGTTTACTTTGTAGACATTCCGAATGCGAAGCAGTCCGTGATCAACATCGGTTATATCGCTCTGTCCAGAACCAACCCGGATTTCTACCCGGCAGAGGTTATGAACTACAAGCTAGGAGGATCTTTCAGCGGAAGTGTGAACATGATCCTTCGGGAAGAAAAGGGATATACCTATGGAGCTCGAACCTATTTTGGAGGTACCAAGATCCCAGGAACATTTACAGCTTCGTCCAGTGTAAGAACAAATACAACCGGAGAATCAGTACAAATTTTCCGAGACGAGATCCGCAAGTACAAGGATGGTATCAGTGAAGAAGATCTGGAGTTCACCAAGAATGCCCTGATCAAGTCCAATGCCCGTCGTTTCGAGACTCAGTTCTCCCTCTTGGGTATGTTACAAGAGATGAGCACTTATGGTCTAGCTCCTGATTATATCTCCCAGGAAGAAGCAACTGTCCGGAATATGACCCTGGAACAGCACAAGACTTTAGCGAATAAATATTTAGACGAGTCCAAGATGGCTTACCTGGTGGTAGGAGACGCCACTACTCAATTTGCCCAGTTTAAGGACATGGGCTTTGATGAAGTTCTGCTGGTCGACAAACAAGGAGAAGAAGTAGAGCTGGAAGAGGTAAAACAGTAA
- a CDS encoding Nramp family divalent metal transporter has protein sequence MKRFFSQIGPGTLVAAAFIGPGTVTVCTLAGVEFGFTMLWAMVLSVIATIVLQEMAARLGLVTGKGLAQVLRDEINSPAFKFIALALVVSAILVGNAAYEAGNISGGALGLQTLIPNSQVDIGSIRLNTLSITIGLLAFVFLFVGRYKLIERSLVVLVIFMSLSFLLAAFLTEPAWIEVLKGLFVPSVPKEGLLTVIALVGTTVVPYNLFLHASLVKEKWRDERDLKAARRDTYVSITLGGLVSLAIIICGAGIQQSGISSAAGLAAGLKPLYGELAKWVVSLGLFAAGITSAITAPLAAAYVAKGCFGWQGGLKSNTFRLIWMLVLLMGVIFSSIGWSPIEIIRFAQVANGLLLPIIAIFLLWAVNQRKILDSYVNKPVVNLLGVLIILATLILSIRSLERVFELNLLG, from the coding sequence TTGAAACGATTTTTCTCTCAAATTGGTCCGGGCACTTTGGTGGCCGCCGCTTTTATTGGTCCTGGTACGGTTACAGTCTGTACCCTTGCGGGTGTGGAGTTCGGATTTACCATGCTTTGGGCCATGGTCCTTTCAGTTATAGCTACCATTGTTCTGCAGGAGATGGCCGCTCGTCTTGGCCTGGTCACAGGTAAGGGCCTAGCCCAGGTACTCAGAGATGAGATCAACTCCCCGGCCTTTAAGTTCATTGCCCTTGCCTTGGTCGTGTCTGCCATATTAGTGGGAAACGCGGCATACGAAGCAGGCAATATTAGCGGTGGAGCTCTTGGGCTACAGACCCTCATTCCCAACAGCCAGGTGGACATTGGAAGTATCCGCTTAAACACCCTGAGTATAACTATTGGTCTTTTGGCCTTTGTCTTTCTTTTTGTGGGACGTTACAAACTGATCGAGCGATCGCTTGTGGTCCTGGTCATCTTTATGAGCCTGTCTTTCTTGCTTGCAGCATTTCTTACTGAGCCAGCTTGGATAGAGGTGCTCAAAGGATTGTTCGTGCCCTCCGTTCCTAAAGAAGGCCTGTTAACGGTGATTGCCTTAGTGGGTACTACCGTCGTACCCTATAATTTATTCTTACATGCTTCGTTGGTCAAGGAGAAGTGGCGGGATGAGCGAGATCTGAAGGCTGCAAGGCGAGATACCTATGTATCGATCACATTGGGTGGTTTGGTTTCCCTGGCCATTATTATTTGCGGCGCAGGGATACAGCAATCTGGAATCAGTAGTGCCGCCGGTCTGGCAGCGGGATTAAAACCCCTTTATGGAGAATTGGCCAAATGGGTGGTTTCCCTGGGGTTATTTGCTGCAGGAATCACTTCGGCCATAACTGCTCCTTTGGCGGCCGCCTACGTAGCCAAAGGATGTTTTGGGTGGCAGGGTGGCCTTAAATCGAATACATTTCGGCTGATCTGGATGTTGGTATTGCTGATGGGTGTGATCTTTTCATCCATCGGATGGAGTCCGATCGAGATCATCCGCTTTGCCCAGGTCGCTAATGGCCTGTTGTTGCCAATTATCGCGATCTTCCTACTTTGGGCCGTCAATCAGCGAAAGATACTTGATAGTTATGTGAACAAGCCGGTGGTGAATCTACTGGGAGTCCTGATTATACTTGCAACGCTGATCTTATCCATCAGAAGCCTGGAACGGGTTTTTGAACTTAACTTATTGGGGTGA
- the pxpA gene encoding 5-oxoprolinase subunit PxpA, with translation MIEQGDHIIDINADLGEGIGPDHAIMPMISSCNIACGGHAGDMTSMRSTIQLALDHNVAAGAHPSFPDRDNFGRVILQMSRQELTESIFEQILTFSAVCEELGAQLHHIKLHGALYNYAAKDAATSDAVIKALEMTGLRPILYLPYNSVFHRKAEHLFPLAFEAFIDRRYEEDGSLRSRQESDAVIHEPELAWKQLQLMVTQAKVMTVQGHLIPVKASTFCLHSDHPNAVEILNYIRNQMSTHGIVLNA, from the coding sequence GTGATAGAACAGGGCGACCATATCATCGACATCAATGCGGACTTGGGAGAGGGCATTGGGCCGGACCATGCCATCATGCCCATGATATCGTCCTGCAATATTGCCTGTGGCGGTCATGCTGGAGATATGACCAGTATGAGATCGACCATTCAGTTGGCCTTGGATCACAATGTCGCGGCCGGGGCACATCCTTCTTTCCCTGATCGTGATAACTTTGGCCGTGTGATATTACAAATGAGTCGCCAGGAACTGACCGAGTCGATCTTTGAACAAATTCTCACTTTCTCTGCGGTTTGCGAAGAATTGGGTGCTCAACTTCACCATATAAAGCTTCATGGTGCCCTTTATAACTATGCGGCCAAGGACGCGGCTACCTCAGATGCGGTTATCAAGGCCCTGGAGATGACGGGCCTGAGGCCAATTCTGTATTTGCCTTACAATTCGGTATTCCATCGCAAGGCAGAGCATCTATTCCCATTGGCATTTGAGGCTTTTATAGACCGTCGTTATGAGGAAGATGGATCCCTTCGTTCCAGGCAAGAAAGTGATGCTGTTATCCATGAGCCTGAACTGGCCTGGAAACAATTGCAGCTTATGGTCACGCAAGCTAAGGTGATGACGGTCCAAGGTCATTTGATCCCTGTTAAGGCCTCGACCTTTTGTTTGCATAGCGATCATCCAAATGCGGTGGAAATTTTGAATTATATCCGTAATCAGATGAGTACCCACGGAATAGTTTTGAATGCATGA
- the pxpB gene encoding 5-oxoprolinase subunit PxpB: MRPEIKQFGDKAVLLEFPPHIDPQLHRRVMQWTRFLELHFQKDILNVVPSYASIAIYLNSHVEVETIIQNLKVSDPLSTKENPRRKWHYTLPVCYADSMAPDMSSMCESLSLTPEQLIRLHTKPTYLVYFIGFLPGFPYLGGLDSQLHFPRKDSPRPLVAKGSVGIGGQQTGIYPQDSPGGWNLIGHCPVPLFDPGLDTSSLLAPGDQVSFQTISLEEHEEISELIIRSDYQVGKTEIHD, encoded by the coding sequence ATGAGGCCCGAGATCAAACAGTTTGGCGATAAGGCAGTTCTCTTGGAATTCCCACCACATATTGATCCGCAACTCCACCGCAGGGTCATGCAATGGACCAGATTTCTGGAATTGCATTTTCAAAAAGACATTCTCAATGTAGTGCCCTCATATGCTTCAATTGCAATTTATCTTAATTCCCATGTGGAGGTAGAAACAATCATCCAGAATCTGAAGGTGTCAGATCCTTTATCTACCAAGGAGAACCCCAGACGGAAATGGCATTATACATTACCGGTTTGTTATGCGGACTCCATGGCTCCCGATATGTCCTCAATGTGTGAGAGCTTGTCCCTAACTCCAGAACAGTTGATCAGATTACACACAAAACCAACCTACTTGGTATATTTTATAGGGTTCTTACCCGGTTTTCCCTATTTGGGTGGCTTGGATAGTCAATTGCACTTTCCTAGAAAGGACAGCCCAAGACCACTGGTAGCAAAAGGTTCGGTTGGAATAGGGGGGCAGCAAACAGGTATTTATCCCCAAGACTCTCCTGGGGGCTGGAACCTGATCGGTCACTGCCCTGTACCCTTGTTTGATCCCGGTTTGGATACTTCCTCCTTGCTGGCACCCGGCGATCAGGTCTCCTTTCAGACTATCAGTTTAGAAGAGCATGAAGAAATTAGTGAGTTGATTATCCGGTCGGACTATCAAGTTGGAAAAACCGAGATCCATGATTGA